The following proteins come from a genomic window of Aquimarina sp. MAR_2010_214:
- the gap gene encoding type I glyceraldehyde-3-phosphate dehydrogenase, protein MNTPIRIAINGFGRIGRNLFRLLINHHNIQVVAINDLADSKTLSHLLKYDSIHGVLSFEIAHTKDHIIVQGTSIPLLNEKDPERCNWKKYDVDIVVESTGKFKTRPDAEKHLKAGAKRVILSAPSIEDSIKTIVMGVNDHILDGSETILSNASCTTNNAAPMIKVINDLCGIEQAYITTVHSYTTDQSLHDQPHRDLRRARAASQSIVPTTTGAAKALTKIFPELSEVIGGCGIRVPVPNGSLTDITFNVKRQTSIQEINDEFKRASQTSLKGILSYTEDPIVSVDILGNPYSCTFDSLMTSVIGKMVKIIGWYDNEIGYSNRIIDLIINICKK, encoded by the coding sequence ATGAATACACCTATTAGAATAGCTATTAACGGTTTTGGAAGAATCGGCCGTAACTTATTCAGGTTACTAATCAATCACCATAATATACAAGTTGTAGCAATAAACGACCTCGCCGACTCAAAAACCTTAAGTCACCTCCTTAAATATGACAGTATACATGGTGTTTTATCTTTTGAAATAGCTCATACCAAAGATCATATTATAGTTCAAGGTACATCAATACCTCTGCTAAATGAAAAGGATCCAGAACGTTGCAACTGGAAAAAATATGATGTAGATATTGTTGTCGAATCAACAGGAAAATTTAAAACCAGACCTGATGCTGAAAAACATTTGAAGGCTGGAGCAAAAAGAGTTATTCTATCTGCTCCTTCTATAGAAGACAGTATAAAAACTATTGTCATGGGTGTAAATGACCACATTCTTGATGGATCAGAAACCATCCTGTCTAATGCTTCTTGCACCACAAACAATGCAGCCCCCATGATCAAGGTTATCAATGACTTATGCGGGATTGAACAAGCCTATATCACTACTGTACACAGTTACACTACCGATCAAAGTTTACATGATCAACCTCATAGAGATTTAAGACGGGCACGAGCTGCAAGTCAATCTATAGTTCCCACAACAACAGGTGCAGCAAAAGCATTAACAAAAATTTTCCCTGAGTTAAGTGAAGTGATAGGAGGATGTGGTATCAGAGTCCCAGTTCCAAATGGATCACTCACAGATATCACCTTTAACGTTAAAAGACAGACTTCTATTCAAGAAATTAACGATGAATTTAAAAGAGCATCTCAAACTAGCCTAAAAGGTATTTTATCATACACAGAAGATCCAATCGTATCTGTTGATATACTTGGCAATCCGTACTCTTGTACATTTGATTCTTTAATGACTTCTGTGATCGGAAAAATGGTAAAAATCATAGGTTGGTACGATAATGAAATAGGGTATAGTAATAGAATAATTGATTTAATTATTAACATTTGTAAGAAATAA
- a CDS encoding response regulator, with the protein MSDSIESYLVNASQSIDQTRLEPALSNIINAKELALQQQDKTYIAKTNMVLAKLYRELGDLKKAEEQILDAIAFQDETNDEFMLVSSYTIYGSIATKLKKFKTALKFLEDAFRIAKKNDFKSQEGPIKLNLGLLALAQQKPELAIQHFNSGLPIINSFDQYYFKAKLYTNKARAQLLINQPDEAMKTNDLAMQIGKDMGYEEIRSECFELYSQIYERKEDYPASLVNLRAHEKIKDALFNTNKEIIAQEAGAKLNLNENNVLIEELTEENIQQQKSLKLGRLTTILSIALITILSLLTLSLYKNNNLRARANELLQNKNTELILAKENAERASEAKVQFLSTITHELRTPLYAVTGLTHLLLEESPTPNQKEHLNSLKFSGEYLLSLINNILDLNKLEANKVELESTSFNLKKRINDVLIALGKSAKDRKNNLHYEFDESIPAKLKGDPLKVSQVLINLIGNSIKFTQNGDIWIRVKPINQVENKILLSFEIEDNGVGISEKKQLSIFENFTQGSVQINRKFGGTGLGLSIVKNLLSLMDSEIKLESKLGKGSKFLFNLKFEIFEDKSTNYTEEAKNIDYSVMIDKHILVVEDNKINQLITRKILEKNKIKCDVADNGDIAVNKTKENAFDLILMDIHMPGISGIEATKQIRKFNKEIPIIALTAVTLDDNLDEFYDNGFNDIIPKPYKTEEFFTKLHKALVEKQTTA; encoded by the coding sequence ATGAGCGACTCTATTGAGAGTTATTTGGTAAATGCTTCACAATCTATTGACCAAACAAGATTAGAACCTGCACTTTCTAATATTATCAACGCAAAGGAGCTTGCTTTACAACAACAAGACAAAACCTATATAGCAAAAACCAATATGGTATTAGCTAAGCTATATCGGGAATTGGGAGATTTAAAAAAAGCTGAAGAACAGATTCTTGATGCTATTGCTTTTCAGGATGAAACCAATGATGAATTCATGCTTGTTTCTTCATATACTATATATGGGTCAATTGCCACAAAGCTTAAAAAATTTAAAACAGCATTAAAATTCCTTGAAGATGCATTTAGAATAGCCAAAAAAAATGATTTCAAAAGCCAGGAAGGACCTATAAAATTAAATCTTGGACTTTTAGCTCTTGCTCAACAAAAGCCCGAGTTAGCTATACAACACTTTAATAGCGGGCTTCCTATCATAAATTCATTTGATCAGTATTATTTTAAAGCAAAACTCTACACCAATAAAGCTAGAGCACAATTACTGATAAACCAACCTGATGAGGCCATGAAAACCAATGATTTGGCCATGCAAATTGGTAAAGATATGGGGTATGAAGAAATACGATCAGAATGCTTTGAACTGTATAGTCAAATCTATGAACGAAAAGAAGATTATCCTGCTTCCCTTGTCAACCTTAGAGCACACGAAAAAATAAAAGACGCTCTTTTCAACACCAACAAAGAAATTATAGCTCAAGAAGCAGGTGCCAAATTAAATCTAAACGAAAACAATGTTCTTATAGAAGAATTAACAGAAGAAAACATACAACAACAAAAATCTCTAAAACTAGGACGACTTACGACGATACTAAGCATTGCTTTAATAACAATACTATCCCTTCTGACTCTTTCTTTATATAAAAACAATAACCTAAGAGCCAGAGCAAACGAATTATTACAAAACAAGAACACAGAGCTTATACTAGCAAAAGAGAATGCCGAAAGAGCCAGCGAGGCCAAAGTTCAATTCCTTTCTACGATAACACACGAGTTAAGAACACCACTATATGCTGTTACAGGATTAACACATCTGTTACTCGAAGAAAGCCCTACCCCCAACCAAAAAGAACATCTTAACTCTCTCAAATTTTCTGGAGAATATCTCTTATCTCTAATTAATAATATTCTGGACCTCAATAAACTTGAAGCTAACAAAGTAGAACTGGAGAGCACATCATTTAATCTAAAAAAACGAATAAATGATGTATTAATAGCCCTAGGCAAATCTGCCAAAGACAGAAAGAATAATTTACATTATGAATTTGACGAATCCATCCCGGCTAAACTTAAAGGAGACCCTCTAAAAGTATCTCAGGTCTTAATCAACCTTATCGGAAATTCTATAAAATTTACACAGAATGGAGATATTTGGATACGGGTAAAACCAATTAATCAGGTTGAAAATAAAATCTTACTTAGTTTTGAAATTGAAGATAATGGAGTAGGAATATCAGAAAAGAAGCAACTTAGTATTTTTGAAAACTTTACTCAAGGTTCTGTACAAATAAACAGAAAATTTGGTGGTACAGGCCTAGGACTATCAATAGTAAAAAATTTATTATCCTTAATGGACAGTGAAATTAAACTAGAAAGCAAATTAGGTAAAGGATCAAAATTTTTATTTAATCTTAAATTTGAGATTTTTGAAGACAAAAGCACCAATTATACTGAAGAAGCTAAAAATATTGATTACAGTGTAATGATCGATAAGCACATACTGGTGGTAGAAGACAATAAAATCAATCAGCTAATTACAAGAAAAATCTTAGAAAAGAACAAAATCAAATGTGATGTTGCTGATAATGGTGATATTGCAGTAAATAAAACAAAAGAAAACGCCTTTGACCTCATTCTTATGGATATTCATATGCCAGGAATCAGTGGAATCGAAGCTACAAAACAAATTAGAAAATTCAATAAAGAAATTCCAATTATAGCATTAACAGCAGTTACTCTTGATGATAACCTGGATGAATTCTATGATAACGGGTTCAATGACATCATACCAAAACCATATAAAACTGAAGAATTTTTTACAAAACTTCATAAAGCATTAGTAGAAAAACAAACCACAGCTTAG
- the lpxK gene encoding tetraacyldisaccharide 4'-kinase, protein MNLLRKILLPFVPFYYLVTWLRNKLYDFGIKKSMTYDFPILVVGNLSVGGTGKSPMVEYLVTLLKDRVSLATLSRGYKRETKGFKLVTASSTAKEVGDEPLQFKRKFTDVIVAVDADRRNGISNLRSLTNKPDVILLDDAYQHRKVKAGFYILLTAYYDLYCNDIVLPTGNLREPKKGADRADIIVVTKCPDSLSFEEKKRITDKLAINRNQELFFTTIDYGSDIVNISETKPIKSLQNIHFTLVTGIANPTPLLDHYTSLGLKFDHIGFPDHHNFTNAELKKLNDLEFIITTEKDYVRLASDISEKKLWYQPIEVRFVGETASFDNKIVKFIEKK, encoded by the coding sequence GTGAATTTACTGCGAAAAATACTTTTACCTTTTGTCCCTTTTTATTACCTGGTTACTTGGTTGAGAAATAAATTGTATGATTTTGGGATTAAAAAATCTATGACATATGATTTTCCAATACTAGTAGTGGGTAATCTTAGTGTAGGAGGAACCGGTAAATCACCGATGGTGGAATATTTAGTGACTTTGCTTAAAGATAGGGTGTCCTTAGCGACACTAAGTAGAGGGTATAAAAGAGAAACCAAAGGTTTTAAGTTAGTCACAGCTTCTTCTACCGCAAAAGAAGTAGGGGATGAACCGCTTCAGTTTAAAAGAAAATTTACAGATGTTATTGTGGCTGTAGATGCAGATCGACGTAATGGAATTTCTAATTTAAGATCATTAACAAATAAGCCTGATGTGATTTTATTGGATGATGCATATCAACATCGGAAGGTAAAAGCAGGATTTTATATTTTGCTTACTGCATATTATGATCTCTACTGTAATGATATTGTCTTACCTACAGGAAACTTAAGAGAGCCAAAAAAGGGAGCTGATCGAGCAGATATTATTGTAGTTACAAAATGCCCTGATTCATTATCTTTTGAAGAAAAGAAAAGAATTACTGATAAACTTGCGATCAATCGCAATCAGGAGTTGTTTTTTACGACTATTGATTATGGAAGTGATATTGTGAATATTTCTGAAACAAAACCAATCAAATCCTTGCAAAATATTCATTTTACTTTAGTGACGGGTATTGCTAATCCTACTCCTTTATTGGATCATTATACTTCTTTAGGACTAAAATTTGATCATATTGGTTTTCCTGATCATCATAATTTTACCAATGCCGAATTGAAGAAATTAAATGATCTTGAATTTATTATTACTACAGAAAAAGATTATGTGAGGTTGGCTTCGGATATTTCTGAAAAGAAATTATGGTATCAGCCAATAGAAGTAAGATTTGTAGGAGAAACTGCTTCTTTTGATAATAAAATAGTAAAGTTTATTGAAAAAAAATAA
- a CDS encoding Nif3-like dinuclear metal center hexameric protein, whose protein sequence is MQIKEVIQHLETLAPIAYAEDFDNVGLLVGSPDTVVTGILVTLDTLENIVDEAIENNCNLIISFHPIVFKGLKKFNGSNYVERVIMKAIKNDIAIFAIHTALDNSTYGVNDMICEQLGLMNRKILIPQSGNIKKLVTFAPIAEAEVLRNKLFEAGAGSIGNYDNCSFSSEGTGTFRASDTANPTIGEIGKTHHEKETQIQVTYPKHCEGKILKTLFENHSYEEVAYEITTLENKNQNIGMGMIGELPNPIEELDFLKHIKNVFKTGCVRHSELLNKPIKKVAVLGGSGSFAIANAHRAGADIFITADLKYHQFYEAEGRLILADIGHYESEQYTKNLIVSYLRKKISNFAIILSDKNTNPIQYI, encoded by the coding sequence ATGCAAATAAAAGAGGTTATACAGCATCTTGAAACTTTAGCTCCAATAGCATACGCAGAAGATTTTGATAATGTTGGTTTATTGGTGGGTAGTCCCGATACTGTGGTGACAGGAATTCTGGTGACTCTGGATACTCTAGAAAATATAGTAGATGAAGCTATAGAAAACAATTGTAATTTGATTATAAGCTTTCATCCCATTGTATTTAAGGGGCTCAAAAAGTTTAATGGCAGCAACTATGTAGAACGAGTAATAATGAAAGCTATCAAAAATGATATTGCCATTTTTGCCATTCATACTGCGTTAGACAATTCGACATATGGTGTAAACGATATGATATGTGAGCAATTAGGGCTTATGAATCGTAAAATTCTCATTCCGCAAAGCGGAAATATTAAAAAACTGGTCACCTTCGCTCCTATTGCTGAAGCCGAAGTACTACGCAATAAACTATTTGAAGCAGGAGCGGGCTCCATTGGCAATTATGATAATTGTAGTTTTTCATCAGAAGGAACAGGAACATTTAGAGCCTCTGATACTGCAAATCCAACGATTGGTGAAATCGGAAAAACACATCACGAAAAAGAAACTCAGATTCAGGTTACATACCCCAAACATTGTGAAGGCAAAATCCTTAAAACACTTTTTGAGAATCATTCTTATGAAGAAGTCGCCTATGAAATCACTACTCTCGAAAATAAAAATCAAAATATTGGGATGGGCATGATTGGAGAATTACCAAACCCAATAGAAGAGCTAGATTTTTTAAAACACATCAAAAATGTTTTCAAAACCGGGTGTGTAAGACACTCAGAATTGTTAAACAAACCCATCAAAAAAGTAGCAGTTTTGGGAGGTAGCGGTAGTTTTGCTATTGCCAACGCACATCGTGCAGGTGCAGATATTTTTATCACCGCAGATTTAAAATATCATCAATTCTATGAAGCAGAAGGAAGATTAATATTGGCTGATATCGGTCATTATGAGAGCGAACAATACACAAAAAACTTAATTGTTAGTTATCTTAGAAAAAAAATCAGTAATTTTGCAATCATTTTATCGGATAAAAATACCAATCCTATTCAATACATATAA
- a CDS encoding zinc ribbon domain-containing protein has product MAKKEVTVEQKLRALYDLQLIDSRVDEIRNVRGELPLEVEDLEDEVAGLNKRLEKLNNDLKAIDEGTKSKKNLIEEAKALIKKYGEQQKNVRNNREYNSLSKEIEFQELEIQLAEKHIKEHKVQIVQKNEIIDQTKTKLSERNSHLSHKKGELDAILAETEKEEQALISKSEDYQKEIEDRLISAYKRIRSNVKNGLAVVPIERGASGGSFFTIPPQVQMEIASRKKIITDEHSGRILVDQELAKEEKEKMNALFAKL; this is encoded by the coding sequence ATGGCAAAGAAAGAAGTTACTGTTGAGCAAAAATTAAGAGCTTTATATGACTTGCAATTAATAGACTCTAGAGTTGATGAGATCAGAAACGTACGCGGAGAATTACCTTTAGAAGTTGAAGATCTAGAAGATGAAGTAGCCGGATTAAACAAAAGATTAGAAAAGCTAAACAATGATCTTAAGGCTATCGATGAAGGTACTAAGAGCAAGAAAAATCTAATTGAAGAAGCTAAAGCACTGATCAAAAAATACGGAGAACAGCAAAAAAATGTTCGTAATAACCGTGAATACAATTCGTTGAGTAAGGAAATTGAATTTCAAGAATTAGAAATTCAATTAGCAGAAAAACATATCAAAGAACATAAAGTTCAGATTGTTCAAAAAAACGAAATCATCGATCAGACTAAGACAAAACTTAGCGAACGTAACTCACACCTTTCTCATAAAAAAGGAGAGCTTGATGCTATTTTAGCTGAAACTGAAAAAGAAGAGCAAGCTTTAATTTCTAAATCTGAAGATTACCAAAAAGAAATCGAAGATCGCTTAATTAGTGCTTACAAAAGAATACGTAGCAATGTAAAAAATGGACTTGCTGTTGTACCAATTGAACGTGGCGCTTCTGGAGGATCATTCTTTACCATTCCACCTCAAGTACAGATGGAAATTGCTTCTCGCAAGAAAATCATTACAGATGAGCACAGTGGTCGAATTTTAGTTGATCAAGAACTTGCAAAAGAAGAAAAAGAGAAAATGAACGCACTTTTTGCAAAATTATAG
- a CDS encoding glycosyltransferase family 4 protein encodes MNHILIIGFVWPEPNSSAAGSRMMQLIALFTAQNWKITFASPAAETEHMISLENINISKAAIELNSSSFDDFITEQQPDIVIFDRFITEEQFGWRVTKHCPNALKILNTEDLHSLRKTRQESFKSDTTFSNDDLLHNDITKREIASIYRCDLSLIISDFEIKLLKETFKIDKNLLFYLPFLFKPITAETKKRWPEYKNRKHFVTIGNFRHEPNWNSILYLKKIIWPLIRKELPETELHIYGAYPPPKATQLHNPKEGFYIKGWTKNAKEIMSQARICLAPLRFGAGIKGKLAEAMLCGTPSITTTIGAEGMLDEESDWSGFVIDDPSKFAKAAVRLYNNESLWQQSQQNGIEIINTRFQEKIFCNSFLNQVSKLQKNLNKHRTENFIGNLLQHHTLRSTEFMSRWIEEKNRSK; translated from the coding sequence ATGAATCACATCCTCATTATAGGCTTTGTTTGGCCAGAACCCAATTCTTCTGCAGCAGGAAGCAGAATGATGCAACTTATAGCACTATTTACGGCTCAAAATTGGAAAATTACCTTCGCCAGTCCTGCAGCAGAAACAGAGCACATGATTAGCCTTGAAAACATAAACATCTCTAAAGCTGCAATAGAACTCAACAGCTCCAGTTTTGACGATTTCATCACAGAACAACAACCAGACATAGTGATATTTGATCGATTTATCACAGAAGAACAATTTGGATGGAGAGTTACAAAACATTGTCCCAATGCATTAAAAATACTAAATACAGAAGATCTACATAGCCTTAGAAAAACTCGGCAAGAATCATTTAAAAGCGATACTACTTTTAGTAATGACGATCTTTTACATAATGACATTACAAAACGGGAGATCGCAAGTATCTATCGATGTGACCTTTCTCTAATTATCTCTGATTTTGAAATAAAACTTCTTAAAGAAACCTTTAAAATAGACAAGAATCTATTATTCTACCTACCATTCCTATTTAAACCTATTACTGCAGAGACAAAAAAAAGATGGCCAGAATACAAAAACAGAAAACACTTTGTTACGATAGGAAACTTTCGTCATGAACCCAACTGGAACAGCATATTATACCTTAAAAAGATCATCTGGCCATTAATCAGAAAAGAACTTCCAGAAACAGAACTACATATTTACGGAGCATACCCTCCTCCTAAAGCAACACAACTACACAACCCTAAAGAAGGGTTTTATATCAAGGGGTGGACAAAAAATGCAAAAGAAATAATGTCACAAGCACGTATCTGTCTTGCTCCATTACGATTTGGAGCGGGAATTAAAGGAAAACTTGCAGAAGCTATGCTTTGTGGCACCCCAAGCATAACAACCACTATTGGAGCAGAAGGAATGCTAGATGAGGAATCCGATTGGAGCGGCTTCGTAATTGACGACCCTTCAAAATTTGCCAAAGCAGCCGTAAGGTTATACAACAACGAAAGTCTCTGGCAACAATCACAACAAAACGGAATAGAAATCATAAATACGCGATTTCAGGAAAAAATCTTCTGTAATTCATTCCTGAATCAGGTTTCTAAACTTCAAAAAAACCTGAATAAACATCGTACCGAAAACTTTATAGGCAACTTACTTCAGCATCACACACTACGAAGTACCGAATTCATGTCTCGATGGATAGAAGAAAAAAATAGAAGTAAATAA
- the rpsT gene encoding 30S ribosomal protein S20: MANHKSALKRIRSNETKRLRNRYQHKTTRNAIKKLRESDKKEAETLFPTVISMLDKLAKNNVIHKNKAANLKSQLAKHVAAL; encoded by the coding sequence ATGGCAAATCATAAGTCAGCATTAAAGAGAATTAGAAGTAACGAGACAAAGCGTCTTAGAAATAGATATCAGCATAAAACGACACGTAATGCTATAAAGAAATTACGTGAGTCTGATAAGAAAGAAGCAGAAACTTTGTTTCCTACAGTTATTTCTATGCTTGATAAGTTAGCTAAGAATAATGTTATTCATAAGAATAAAGCTGCTAACTTGAAATCGCAATTAGCAAAACACGTAGCTGCTCTTTAG
- the proS gene encoding proline--tRNA ligase, which translates to MSKNLTKRSEDYSKWYNELVVKADLAENSAVRGCMVIKPYGYAIWEKMQAELDKKFKETGHQNAYFPLFVPKSLFEAEEKNAEGFAKECAVVTHYRLKTDPEDSSKLIVDPKAKLEEELIVRPTSEAIIWNTYKGWIQSYRDLPLLVNQWANVVRWEMRTRLFLRTAEFLWQEGHTAHATRQEAIAETEQMNNVYADFAEQFMAIPVIRGRKTESERFAGAEDTYCIEALMQDGKALQAGTSHFLGQNFAKAFDVKFTSKEGKLDYVWATSWGVSTRLMGALIMTHSDDNGLVLPPNLAPIQVVIVPIYKGEEQLNQISEVANKLVSDLRSKGVSVKFDNRDTHRPGAKFAQYELQGVPLRIAIGPKDLEKGTVELARRDTLTKQFVSKDEVVTTIESLLVEIQESLHQKATQYRDEHITEVNSFDEFKDVLENKGGFISAHWDGSAETEQKIKELTKATIRCIPFDAKEEDGDCVYSGKPSKIRVLFAKAY; encoded by the coding sequence ATGAGTAAGAATTTAACAAAGCGTAGTGAAGATTATTCAAAATGGTATAATGAATTAGTCGTTAAGGCTGACTTGGCCGAGAATTCGGCAGTAAGAGGATGTATGGTGATTAAGCCGTACGGTTATGCTATTTGGGAAAAGATGCAGGCAGAATTGGACAAGAAATTTAAAGAAACGGGGCATCAAAATGCTTATTTTCCATTATTTGTGCCTAAAAGTTTGTTTGAAGCAGAAGAAAAGAATGCAGAAGGATTTGCCAAAGAATGTGCAGTAGTTACTCATTATAGATTAAAAACTGATCCTGAAGACAGTTCTAAGCTGATTGTGGATCCTAAAGCTAAGTTAGAAGAAGAGTTGATTGTACGCCCAACTTCTGAAGCTATTATTTGGAATACGTATAAAGGATGGATACAGTCATATAGGGATTTACCTCTTTTGGTTAATCAGTGGGCTAATGTAGTACGGTGGGAGATGCGAACCAGATTATTTCTCCGTACTGCAGAGTTTTTATGGCAAGAAGGTCATACAGCTCATGCGACAAGACAAGAGGCAATTGCTGAAACAGAGCAAATGAATAATGTGTATGCAGATTTTGCAGAGCAATTTATGGCTATTCCGGTAATAAGAGGAAGAAAAACAGAGAGTGAGCGTTTTGCAGGAGCAGAAGATACATATTGTATTGAGGCGCTAATGCAGGATGGGAAAGCATTACAAGCAGGTACTTCACACTTCTTAGGGCAGAATTTTGCAAAAGCTTTTGATGTGAAATTTACTTCAAAAGAAGGTAAGTTGGATTATGTTTGGGCGACTTCGTGGGGAGTTTCTACCCGTTTGATGGGGGCTCTAATTATGACTCATAGTGATGATAATGGTTTGGTGTTGCCACCAAATTTGGCTCCTATTCAGGTAGTGATTGTTCCTATATATAAAGGAGAAGAGCAGTTAAATCAAATTTCTGAAGTTGCTAATAAACTAGTTTCCGATTTAAGATCTAAAGGGGTTTCTGTTAAGTTTGATAATAGAGATACACATAGGCCTGGAGCTAAATTTGCTCAATATGAATTACAAGGAGTACCTCTTAGGATTGCAATTGGGCCTAAAGACTTAGAAAAAGGAACTGTAGAACTTGCTCGTCGAGATACATTGACAAAACAATTTGTTTCTAAAGATGAAGTGGTAACAACTATAGAATCGTTACTTGTAGAAATTCAGGAAAGTTTGCATCAAAAAGCAACTCAATATAGAGATGAACATATTACAGAAGTGAATTCTTTTGATGAATTTAAAGATGTTTTGGAAAATAAAGGAGGGTTTATTTCGGCGCATTGGGATGGTTCTGCAGAAACAGAACAAAAGATAAAGGAGCTTACAAAGGCTACAATACGGTGTATTCCTTTTGATGCAAAAGAAGAAGATGGGGACTGTGTGTATAGTGGTAAACCATCAAAAATCAGGGTGTTATTTGCTAAGGCATATTAA
- a CDS encoding OmpP1/FadL family transporter, whose protein sequence is MKKLFLFIGILSMSSLSAQDITDALRYSQQNILGTARYRAMSGAFGALGGDLSALQINPAGSAIFLNSHGSVTLSTSHIENDVNYSNRLTNRDSRNLNFNQVGAVLIFDHYNDESVINKLSLGLAYDQTANNANELAAIGRSSNSIDSFFLSEAQGIPLDLISRRPGESVDQLYSFLGESEGYATQQAFLGRESFVIEASDVNNADNTSYFSNIAPGVFDQEYYYESTGLNGKFTLNGGAQIHQDFYVGFNLNSHFINYDRVTEFFEGNNNTGSNVNEVTFTNKLSTTGGGFSAQIGGIAKVSEMIRLGASFESPTWYYIEEETTQRIETLSDTDGRAIVDPDVINIFPEYKLRTPAKATGSIAILFKQHGLISLDYSYKDYSTTKISSDENINFSNLNREINNNLQGASTIRVGTEWRVKNWSIRGGYRFEESPYKNDKILGEKTGFSVGTGYSFGKFKIDVAYNYSEQERTEQFYPNSGFTNAALVDSQIENLTFTFGMNF, encoded by the coding sequence ATGAAAAAGCTATTCTTATTCATAGGTATATTGTCTATGTCTTCTTTGAGCGCTCAAGATATTACCGATGCATTACGATATTCGCAACAGAACATCCTTGGTACTGCACGCTATAGAGCTATGAGTGGTGCCTTTGGTGCTTTAGGTGGAGATTTATCTGCGTTACAAATTAACCCTGCAGGGTCAGCCATTTTTTTAAACTCTCATGGATCAGTTACTCTTTCTACAAGCCATATTGAAAATGATGTAAATTATTCTAACCGTTTGACTAATCGTGATTCTAGGAATTTAAATTTTAATCAAGTAGGAGCTGTTTTGATTTTCGATCATTATAATGATGAATCAGTCATTAATAAACTTTCTTTAGGATTAGCTTACGATCAAACTGCAAATAACGCAAACGAACTAGCTGCTATTGGAAGGAGCTCTAATTCTATCGATAGCTTTTTCCTTTCTGAAGCACAAGGTATTCCTCTGGATTTGATTTCAAGAAGACCAGGTGAGTCGGTAGATCAGCTTTATAGTTTTCTTGGAGAATCTGAAGGATATGCCACTCAACAAGCTTTCTTAGGACGGGAATCCTTTGTTATAGAAGCAAGCGACGTTAATAACGCTGATAACACTTCTTATTTTTCGAATATTGCACCGGGTGTTTTTGATCAGGAATATTATTATGAAAGCACTGGTTTAAATGGAAAATTCACTTTAAACGGGGGTGCACAAATTCATCAAGATTTTTATGTAGGGTTTAATTTAAATTCACACTTTATTAATTATGATAGAGTAACAGAATTCTTTGAAGGAAATAACAATACCGGAAGCAATGTTAATGAAGTAACATTCACCAACAAGTTATCTACAACTGGCGGAGGGTTTTCTGCTCAAATTGGGGGAATTGCCAAAGTATCAGAAATGATTAGACTAGGAGCTTCTTTTGAGTCTCCTACCTGGTATTATATCGAAGAAGAGACCACGCAACGTATAGAAACATTGAGTGATACCGATGGAAGAGCTATCGTAGATCCTGATGTTATAAATATTTTTCCTGAATACAAATTACGCACACCTGCAAAAGCAACAGGTAGTATTGCGATATTATTCAAACAACACGGATTAATAAGTCTTGATTATTCTTACAAAGATTACTCTACAACAAAAATAAGCTCTGATGAAAACATTAACTTTTCTAATCTTAATAGAGAAATTAATAACAATTTACAGGGTGCTTCAACGATAAGAGTTGGTACAGAATGGAGAGTTAAAAACTGGAGTATTAGAGGGGGATATCGTTTTGAAGAGAGCCCATATAAAAATGATAAGATTCTTGGAGAAAAAACAGGGTTTTCTGTCGGAACAGGATATTCTTTTGGAAAATTTAAAATTGATGTTGCTTATAATTATAGTGAACAAGAACGTACCGAGCAATTTTATCCTAATTCTGGTTTTACTAATGCCGCTCTTGTAGATAGTCAAATAGAAAATCTCACATTTACTTTTGGCATGAATTTCTAA